CATCCGCTTCGGAAATCTCCGCCTTGACCGTCATCTTATCCACATTGGCCAGGGTGAGAATGGTGGAAACCGTTTGGGAAGAGACCAGGGTTTGGCCTTCCTCCGAATCAATGCTGATCACCACGCCGCTGATCGGGGCGCTGATGCGGGTGTAGCCGAGGTTGGCCTGCGCGGTGTCCACGGAAATCCGTGCTTTGCGCAGTTGGGCGTCGAGAGCCTCCAGGTCCGCCCGGGTGCTGTCGAGCTGGGCGCGGGCGCTCTCCAGCTCGGCGGTGGAGGTGGCCTGGTGCTCAATCATCTTCATCTGACGGTCATAGGCCTTTTGATATTGCTCCAGCAACGCCTGCTTGCTGACGATCTGAGCATTGATGTTATCCAGCTCGGCGGTTGCTTCCTTGAGGCTGTTCTGCTGCAGGATCGGGTCGATTTCAGCCAGCAGGATCCCTTTCTCAACCCGGTCGCCCAAATCAACATGCAGTTTTTCCAACTGACCGGACACCTGGGCGCCCACTTCAACGGTTTTGAAGGCGTTGATGGTGCCGGTGGCGAGCACGGTCTCTTCGAGATCCATGCGACTGACGGCGGCGGTTTCGAGTTGCGGCGGCGGTTCAGGCCGGCGCAGGTAAAAGACAGTCCCCGCTGCGGACAGGGTCAGCAACAGGCCGAGGATGATCAGGGCAGGTCGTTTCATGGGCGTCAGTCACCTTTTCGGGAGATGCGGGTCAGGGCAGCGTGGACCTCTGCCGTTGAGTTTAACCTAACAGGAAAAAATGCAAGAAATGAGGAACAAATGTGCAAATTCGCCGTCGCGCGACGGCACGGGAATTTTTTGTGGCACACTGGGAATATCTCGTAGGAGGAGGCCCCTGTGAAGCTTACTATCAGTCACCGCCTGTTTCTGGCTCTTTTTTTGGCGGCAACCCTGTCGGCATTCAGCCTGATGGTGTTGACCCAGTGGAATCTCAATCGCGGTTTGTTGCGCATGGTTCAGGAGATTGAACAAGAGGGCGCGGCCCGGCTGGCCGGGGTTCTGGAGGCGAGTTACGCCACCGTTCCGGGGTGGCGGGCGTTGCAGGAAGACGAAACCCGCTGGCGCGAGCTCGTTCTGCTGACGCTACATGATGAGGCTCCCGAGGATGAGCCGGTTGCCGGGAAGGACACGAAAAAAGAGCAACCACGCCGTGGCGTGCCTCCCCACCTGATCCGCTATCTGTCGCAGCGCTTCTGTCTGCTCGATGCCGACGGCCGGCAACTGGCCGGCCCGCTGCTCGGCGAAGAGCCGCGCCAGCGGCTGGCGTTGATTGGGCCGAAGGGCACGTTGGTCGGCTACCTCAGCTACATTCCCACCCGCCGGGTCACCGATTACCGCCATCTCCATTTTCTCAAGGACCAACGCCAGGCGTTTATCGCCGTCATGCTGTTGGTCGTGGTGATTTCAGCGGGCCTTTCTGTGTTGCTGGCCCGCCGTCTGTTGCGTCCGGTCCGCCAGATGGCGATGGCCACCCACCGTTTGCGTCGTGGCGATTTTTCCAGCCGCGTGCCCGGTTTCGGCCGCGATGAGCTGGGGCAGCTGGCCCGTGACTTCAACGCCCTGGCCATGACCCTGGAGCGCAACGAACAGGACCGGCGTCAGTGGGTGGCGGACATCTCCCATGAACTGAGAACGCCCGTGGGTATTCTGCGCGGCGAGATCGAAGCTTTGCTCGACGGCATTCGACCTCTGGATGAACCGGCCCTGTTATCACTGCATGGCGAGACCCTGCGCCTTGGGCGGCTGATCGACGATCTCTATCAGTTGTCCATGTCGGATCTGGGGGCGCTAAGCTATCGAAAACAGGAATTGAATCTTGTCGAGCTGGTGGCGGATGTGGTTGAATCGTATCAGCATGCGTTTGCCGAACGGGATCTGGACCTCGACGTGGAAATGCCCGGCGAGGCACCGGCCTGGTTGGTGTTGGGTGATGACGGCCGCCTGCGCCAGTTGTTTGCCAATGTGCTGGACAATGCGTTGAAATATACCGACCCCGGCGGCCGGGTGCGGGTCCGGTTACGGCGTAACGAAGACGGCCGACAGGTGGTGGAAATCGATGATTCCGCTCCGGGTGTGGCGCCGGCAGACCTGCCGCGTCTGTTCGACCGGCTGTTCCGGGTAGAACATTCGCGCAACCGACGCAGCGGCGGGGCCGGTTTGGGGCTGACGATTTGCCGCAATATCGCCGAGGCGCATGAGGGGATGATCTCGGCCCGTCTTTCCGAACTGGGCGGCGTACAGATCCGGGTGGTATTGCCCGGTCTGGGTGAGGGATAATGGAACGAACCCTGTTGATTGTCGAAGATGAGAGCAAACTGGCCGGGCTGCTGCGTGACTATCTGGTTCAGGACGGCTTTCGCGTCGAATGTGTTGACAACGGTCTTGACGCCGTGCCGACCGTGCACGGCTGTCGGCCGGATCTCATTCTGCTCGATCTGATGCTGCCGGGCCGCGACGGTCTGGAAATCTGCCGTGAAATTCGTACCTTTTCCAGCGTTCCGATCATTATGATCACCGCCCGGGTTGAAGAGATCGACCGGATTCTCGGTCTGGAGCTGGGTGCGGACGACTACATCTGTAAGCCGTTCAGCCCGCGCGAAGTGGTGGCACGGGTGCGGGCGGTGTTGCGGCGCAGCCCGGATGGGGGCGTCGGGGAACACCATGGCCTGGAGCTGGATGCCGCTCGTCACAGTGCCATGGTCGAGGGCCGGCCGCTGGATCTGACCGCCATCGAATTCAACCTGCTGCAGTTTTTGGCCCGCCATCCGGGACGGATTTACGGCCGCCAGGCCCTGATGGATCAGATTTACGGCGACGAGCGGGTGGTTTCCGACCGCACCATTGACAGCCATATCAAGAAGCTGCGCAGAAAGATTACCCTGTGCCGGCCCGATATCGAGTTGATTCATTCCGTCTATGGCGTAGGGTATAAATATGAGTACGCACGTCACGGCACCGAGTTGTCCTGAGACCCGCGTAATCCTGTCGGGAGTGTGCGCTCCGGGTTATGTGGTACTGTTTCGGTACAGGTCGTTGTCATAGAATAACTCTGGCGCCTCCCCGTGCCTTGCTGACACGAAAAATCGCTCAAAATATATCTCATTTTTCTCATTGCCCCCCTAAGGAGTCGGACATGCTGCAACCCATTCTGGTGATTGGACTGATCCTGTTCGGCGGTTTCGTTATGGGCGAGCTGTGTATGCGGCTCGGCTTACCCAAAGTGTCCGGTTATATCCTCGCCGGCCTGCTGCTTAATCCTCGGCTGACGCCGATTATTCCGGCCGACTTTGTCGAGCATACCGACCTGGTCACCAATATCTCTCTGGCGTTCATCACGTTTTCCGTTGGCGGCACCCTGCTGATGGAAAAAATTCGCACGCTGGGCAAACCGATTGTTCTGATCACCCTGTTTGAGGCGGAATGTGCTTTCCTCTTTGTTACTGCAGCGTTTGTCCTGATTGCACCCTGGTTGGGGAGCTATGGTGGCGCGGCGGTTGTCGGTCATCTGGTGCCGCTGGCACTTTTGTTGGGGGCTCTCGCCGCGCCCACGGATCCCTCAGCCACCCTGGCCGTTGTCCACGAATACCATGCCAAAGGCGAGGTCACCTCAACCATCATGGGCGTTGCCGCGTTCGACGATATCCTCGGCATTATCAACTACAGCTTGGCGATCTCGTTTGCCGCCATGTTTGTGCTCCATCAACCCTTGCGCAGTGATTCCATTCTCGAGCCGGTCATCAAGATTGTCGGTTCCATTGTGGTCGGCGTCCTGTTCGGTTGGGTTCTCAATCGGCTGATTCGCCTGATCCGTCATGAAAAGGAAGGGGTATTGATTACGCTGGTGTTCAGCCTGCTGGCTTTGTGCTACGGCGTGACCAGCAGCCTGGGCGGCGACGAACTGTTGTCGACCATGGCCATGGGCGTGGTGGTGACCAATTACAATCCCCAGCGTGACAAGGTTTTTCAGATTCTCGAACGCTACACGGAAGAGTTGATTTTTGTGCTGTTTTTCACCTTGAGCGCCATGCATCTTGATTTTTCAGTGCTCATGGCCAATCTGCCGATCATTGCCCTGTTCGTTGTGTTCCGCAGTGCGGGCAAACTGGCCGGAACGTTTCTCGGCGGCAGGCTGGCCCATTCAAGTCGGGCTGTGCAACGGTATACCGTCGGCGGTCTGTTGCCGCAGGGCGGCATCGTCATTGGCCTGGCGCTGCTGATTCGTCAGGATGCAACCTTTGCCGATTTCGCCGCCATTCTCGTCAATGTGATTATCGGCGCGACCATTGTCCATGAGATTATCGGTCCCATTGTCTCCAAAACAGCCTTGCGCCTCGCCGGGGAAATCTCCAAACCCTCTTGATCATGATTTTTCTCCGCGGACAGGCGACATTTGCCTAAAATTCGCTACACTGGGTAGTGTTTGATCTGTTGTCTTCAGACGGAAGACCTGTTTGGTGTTTGGTGGATTGAAATGGTGCCCATGGGGACTTTTGTACCATCCCGTTTAAAAGGGTGAACAGGGGGAATGTTATGGAATGGAGTCGTTTTACCGAGATTACCCGCATCGCCTATTTTTCCATGGAGATCGGGTTGTCTCAAGAGATCCCGACCTATAGCGGTGGTCTGGGAATCCTCGCCGGAGATACCATCAAAAGTGCCGCCGACCTCAACGTTCCGCTGGTCGCCGTGACCCTGGCCAGCCGCAAAGGCTACTTTGAGCAGACCATCGACAGTCACGGCTATCAGCACGAGCAGCCGGTTTCCTGGGATATCGCCTCCCAGATGGAACGGTTGCCGGTGCGGGTTTCCGTGCCCATCGAAGGGCGGGCCGTGGTGGTGCAGGCGTGGCTGTATCGCACCAAGAGCCCTGCGGGCGGGGTGGTTCCGGTGCTGTTTCTTGACACCGACCTGGAAGAGAATACTCCCGAAGACCGGGCCATCACCGATGTATTGTACGGTGGCGACCAGCGTTATCGCCTCAAACAGGAGATTGTCCTCGGTGTGGGCGGTGTCCGGCTGTTGGCGGCCATGGGCTTCCGGATTTTCCAGTTTCACATGAACGAAGGGCATGCCGCTCTGCTGACTCTGGAGCTGCTCAACAAAACGCGCAACCTGTCTGCCGCCACCTGGACCGAAACCCTGGAGATGGACCGCGAGTCCGTGGCGCGGCGTTGTGTGTTCACCACCCATACCCCGGTACCGGCAGGCCACGACCGATTCCCCTATACCCTGGTGGCTGAGGTGCTCGGTGATACCCTGCTTCCTTTCGAAGAGCTGCGCGAGCTGGCCGGACACGAAGATCTCAATATGACCACCCTGGCGCTCAACCTGAGCCGTTTTGTCAACGGCGTGGCAAAAAAGCACGGCCAGGTGTCCCAGGCCATGTTCCCCGGCTATGAGATCCACGCCATCACCAACGGCATCCACCCACTGACCTGGGCGTCGCCCTATATGGTCGCCCTGTTCAACGACTTCATTCAAGGCTGGGCGGTGCAGCCGGAGTTGCTGGTGCGGATCGATCTCGTTCCGGATCTGCAGGTTTGGGAGGCGCACCAGGGCGCCAAGGCCTATCTGGCGCAGTACATCAAAGAGGTGACCGGTCAAAAACTCGAACTCGATATCCTCACCATCGGCTTTGCCCGCCGTGTCGCCACCTATAAACGCAATGATCTGATCTTTCATGACCTGGAGCGTTTACTCGCTCTTGGCGAAGGGAAATTGCAGCTGATTTTTTCCGGAAAATCCCATCCTCATGACGAGGAGGGTAAACGGCTGATCCAACGCATTCACGAAATGATCAAAACCCTTGAAGGGCGTATCACGGTGATCTATCTGCCCAACTACAACATGGATGTCGCCTATCGGCTGATTCCCGGTGTCGATGTGTGGTTGAATACGCCGACCCGTCCGTTGGAGGCTTCCGGCACCAGCGGTATGAAAGCGGCGTTGAACGGAGTGCCCAATTTCAGTGTGCTCGACGGCTGGTGGATCGAAGGGCATATCGAAGGGGTGACCGGCTGGTCGATTGGTGCGGCGCCCACGGAGCTGCATGCCGATGAAAGCAGCCGCGATGAAGATGCTCTCGATCTGTACAATAAACTTGAATATGTGATTATGCCGTTGTATTACCAGCAGCGCCAGGCGTGGATTCAGGTGATGAAAAACGCCATCGGCAAAAACGCCTATTACTTCAATACCCATGTCATGATGCGCCGTTATGTCACCGAGGCGTATCTACAACGTTAAGCGGATTTTTTATGACTAAAACGACGAAAAACCTCGACAGTTGTGAAGCCTTTACCCGGTTGATCGCGCTGCAGCCGGTTGCCGATCTGGCCCGTCTGTTGTCGCCGCAGCGAGTGGCTGGCGCGCAAGTCGCCATGGGCGACGGCATGTGGTTTAATTATGCCGCCAAAGCGGTGGATGAGCCGATTCTGCAAGCGCTTCAGCAGCTGGCGGATGAACAGCAGGTGGTCAGCCAGTACCAACAGTTGCTCGACGGTGCGGTGATGAACGGCAGTGAGCAGCGCATGGTATTGCACCATCTCACCCGCGGTCAACTGGGAGCCGATGTGGTTCACGACGGCAATTCATTGCGTGATTTTTATCGCCGGCAACTTGACCGGATCACCGCTTTTTGCGCGCAGGTCCACAGCGGCGAGGTGCGTAGCAGCAGCGAAGAGCGCTTTACCCAGGTGTGCCAGATCGGTATCGGCGGCTCCGACCTCGGACCGCGCGCCATGTACCTGGCTCTGGCCCACGGACAGCGTTGTCAGGAGCAGTTGAAGTTGGAAGCGTCGTTTATCTCCAATGTCGATCCCGATGATGCCGGCCGGGTTTTAGGGGAACTGCCGCTGTCCCAAACCTTATTTATTCTGGTGTCCAAGTCCGGCACCACCCAGGAAACGTTGACCAATGAAGCCCTGGTTCGCGAGGCCTTGCGTGCCCGGGGGCTTGACCCGGCCCGCCATATGGTGGCGGTGACCAGTGAAACCAGCCCGCTGGCTCAGAGCAAAGGCTTTTTAACCAGTTTCTATATGGATGACTTTGTCGGCGGCCGCTTCTCCTCCACCAGCGCTGTCGGCGCAGCGGTGCTGATGCTGGCCTTTGGCGAAGCCGTGGTCAAAGAGTTTCTGGTCGGTGCCCACCAGCAGGATCGTCTGGCTCTGAATCCGAACATGGATGAAAATCCGGCATTGCTCGATGCCCTGATCGGCGTCTATGAGCGCAATGTGCTCGGCTATCCGGCCACGGCTGTGTTGCCCTACAGTCAGGCATTGAGTCGTTTTCCGGCTCATCTGCAGCAACTGGACATGGAATCCAACGGCAAGTCGGTCAATCGTCAGGGCCAAACCCTGAGGTATGCCACCGGACCGATGGTGTTCGGCGAGCCGGGCACCAATGGCCAACACTCCTTTTATCAACTGTTGCATCAGGGCACGGATCGTATCCCATTACAGTTTATCGGCTTTCTACGTGAGCAGGGCGGTCCGGATCGGGTGATTCAGGGGTCGACCAGCCAGCAGAAACTCAATGCCAACCTGATGGCACAGATTGTCGCTTTTGCCAAAGGGCGTCGCCATGACGATCCCAACAAGGTCTTCGCCGGTCAGCGACCTTCCAGCCTGATCTATGCGCCCCAGCTGACGCCGAGGGTATTGGGCAGTCTGCTGGCTCATTTTGAGAACAAAGTGATGTTTCAGGGCTTTTTGTGGAATATCAACTCGTTTGATCAGGAAGGCGTTCAGTTGGGAAAATTGTTGACCCAGCAGGTGCTTGGTGGCCGGGTAGAGGATGATGCTCTGGACGCGTATTGCCGACTATTCAAGCCTGATGCCGGACAATAGTGGGCTTTCTCAAGGGGGTGAGATGCTTTTTTTGCTCGGCAACGTGAATAATCTATGGTGGTTGTCGTGACAGCCGTCTCCGCTGAGGTCAAGTGCAATGATTTGGTAAGAAATCCCCGCCTGTATTGACAACTGGGGATTTCTTGGCACGATTAGACATTGTGATGTAAACGTTTTAGGCGAGCCGGTTGTGGTGCTCCCGGCAGGAAAAAAATTCCATCCGGGGACTTTTTCAATGACGTAAATCGTATGTGGTTTCCGTCTTGCTTACGAAATCAGTCAAACCACTAATAAAGCTCAAATGGGGCTGGCTGATTTTACTCGCCATGGGCTTAACCGTCTGTTTGTCGAGGCGTTGATTGGATTGACGATGATCTTGTTGGCAGGTGATATCGGGGGAACCACCTCCCGCTTTCAATGGCTGGACACTGAGGCCCCGGAGTCTCATTCCACCTTGTTTTATTATCCGAGCAAACGCTTCTCCTCATTTACGGCATTGCTGACCACCCTGCTGTCTGACAGCGATATTTCTCACGTGGATGTCGCCTGCTTCGGCCTGCCCGGACCGGTTCAGGGCTGTCAGGTCACCTTGACCAACCTGCCGTGGACCATTGATGCCTGTGAACTTCAGGATCAGTTGCCGTTTGATCAGATCTCTTTGATCAATGATTTTCAGGCTGCGGCTTTGGGGATTGATGCGTTGAGCAAGGATAAAATTGTCTGCCTGCATCCCGGTGAGTTCGACCCAGGTGGAAATCGGCT
This region of uncultured Desulfuromonas sp. genomic DNA includes:
- a CDS encoding efflux RND transporter periplasmic adaptor subunit; the protein is MKRPALIILGLLLTLSAAGTVFYLRRPEPPPQLETAAVSRMDLEETVLATGTINAFKTVEVGAQVSGQLEKLHVDLGDRVEKGILLAEIDPILQQNSLKEATAELDNINAQIVSKQALLEQYQKAYDRQMKMIEHQATSTAELESARAQLDSTRADLEALDAQLRKARISVDTAQANLGYTRISAPISGVVISIDSEEGQTLVSSQTVSTILTLANVDKMTVKAEISEADVTKVAPGMAVYFTILGEPDNKRHATLRAIEPGPVEDATSSSSSSAIYYNGLFDVDNRDHRLRVGMTAEVTIVLARATNVLAAPVAVLRNTRSSGTATVDVVRDDQPQPVEVLLGLNDKVHVELKDGVAEGDQLVIHQLSIAQDEENTSRRRMRPPGAMR
- a CDS encoding ATP-binding protein, whose amino-acid sequence is MKLTISHRLFLALFLAATLSAFSLMVLTQWNLNRGLLRMVQEIEQEGAARLAGVLEASYATVPGWRALQEDETRWRELVLLTLHDEAPEDEPVAGKDTKKEQPRRGVPPHLIRYLSQRFCLLDADGRQLAGPLLGEEPRQRLALIGPKGTLVGYLSYIPTRRVTDYRHLHFLKDQRQAFIAVMLLVVVISAGLSVLLARRLLRPVRQMAMATHRLRRGDFSSRVPGFGRDELGQLARDFNALAMTLERNEQDRRQWVADISHELRTPVGILRGEIEALLDGIRPLDEPALLSLHGETLRLGRLIDDLYQLSMSDLGALSYRKQELNLVELVADVVESYQHAFAERDLDLDVEMPGEAPAWLVLGDDGRLRQLFANVLDNALKYTDPGGRVRVRLRRNEDGRQVVEIDDSAPGVAPADLPRLFDRLFRVEHSRNRRSGGAGLGLTICRNIAEAHEGMISARLSELGGVQIRVVLPGLGEG
- a CDS encoding response regulator, yielding MERTLLIVEDESKLAGLLRDYLVQDGFRVECVDNGLDAVPTVHGCRPDLILLDLMLPGRDGLEICREIRTFSSVPIIMITARVEEIDRILGLELGADDYICKPFSPREVVARVRAVLRRSPDGGVGEHHGLELDAARHSAMVEGRPLDLTAIEFNLLQFLARHPGRIYGRQALMDQIYGDERVVSDRTIDSHIKKLRRKITLCRPDIELIHSVYGVGYKYEYARHGTELS
- a CDS encoding cation:proton antiporter gives rise to the protein MLQPILVIGLILFGGFVMGELCMRLGLPKVSGYILAGLLLNPRLTPIIPADFVEHTDLVTNISLAFITFSVGGTLLMEKIRTLGKPIVLITLFEAECAFLFVTAAFVLIAPWLGSYGGAAVVGHLVPLALLLGALAAPTDPSATLAVVHEYHAKGEVTSTIMGVAAFDDILGIINYSLAISFAAMFVLHQPLRSDSILEPVIKIVGSIVVGVLFGWVLNRLIRLIRHEKEGVLITLVFSLLALCYGVTSSLGGDELLSTMAMGVVVTNYNPQRDKVFQILERYTEELIFVLFFTLSAMHLDFSVLMANLPIIALFVVFRSAGKLAGTFLGGRLAHSSRAVQRYTVGGLLPQGGIVIGLALLIRQDATFADFAAILVNVIIGATIVHEIIGPIVSKTALRLAGEISKPS
- the glgP gene encoding alpha-glucan family phosphorylase — encoded protein: MEWSRFTEITRIAYFSMEIGLSQEIPTYSGGLGILAGDTIKSAADLNVPLVAVTLASRKGYFEQTIDSHGYQHEQPVSWDIASQMERLPVRVSVPIEGRAVVVQAWLYRTKSPAGGVVPVLFLDTDLEENTPEDRAITDVLYGGDQRYRLKQEIVLGVGGVRLLAAMGFRIFQFHMNEGHAALLTLELLNKTRNLSAATWTETLEMDRESVARRCVFTTHTPVPAGHDRFPYTLVAEVLGDTLLPFEELRELAGHEDLNMTTLALNLSRFVNGVAKKHGQVSQAMFPGYEIHAITNGIHPLTWASPYMVALFNDFIQGWAVQPELLVRIDLVPDLQVWEAHQGAKAYLAQYIKEVTGQKLELDILTIGFARRVATYKRNDLIFHDLERLLALGEGKLQLIFSGKSHPHDEEGKRLIQRIHEMIKTLEGRITVIYLPNYNMDVAYRLIPGVDVWLNTPTRPLEASGTSGMKAALNGVPNFSVLDGWWIEGHIEGVTGWSIGAAPTELHADESSRDEDALDLYNKLEYVIMPLYYQQRQAWIQVMKNAIGKNAYYFNTHVMMRRYVTEAYLQR
- a CDS encoding glucose-6-phosphate isomerase, which gives rise to MTKTTKNLDSCEAFTRLIALQPVADLARLLSPQRVAGAQVAMGDGMWFNYAAKAVDEPILQALQQLADEQQVVSQYQQLLDGAVMNGSEQRMVLHHLTRGQLGADVVHDGNSLRDFYRRQLDRITAFCAQVHSGEVRSSSEERFTQVCQIGIGGSDLGPRAMYLALAHGQRCQEQLKLEASFISNVDPDDAGRVLGELPLSQTLFILVSKSGTTQETLTNEALVREALRARGLDPARHMVAVTSETSPLAQSKGFLTSFYMDDFVGGRFSSTSAVGAAVLMLAFGEAVVKEFLVGAHQQDRLALNPNMDENPALLDALIGVYERNVLGYPATAVLPYSQALSRFPAHLQQLDMESNGKSVNRQGQTLRYATGPMVFGEPGTNGQHSFYQLLHQGTDRIPLQFIGFLREQGGPDRVIQGSTSQQKLNANLMAQIVAFAKGRRHDDPNKVFAGQRPSSLIYAPQLTPRVLGSLLAHFENKVMFQGFLWNINSFDQEGVQLGKLLTQQVLGGRVEDDALDAYCRLFKPDAGQ